A single Cottoperca gobio chromosome 3, fCotGob3.1, whole genome shotgun sequence DNA region contains:
- the LOC115023556 gene encoding flocculation protein FLO11-like — translation MELPLGGPALRHYTQSRPRPHRQKLNYRPNRPQETIIESDNEVHEFMGRVDEGVEEFFTKRVLPTDTPNQQHEESITVHEEVVPASSVPCPPPTKTLRRKLGDFFTLKKRRGLKSETSQEGRPKKASISDLIRPLREVARAEKEKDKDRVKEHDKENEKEKAKEHPSAVTEEPAVQETTGATLRGETVPPRRALREGKSQSLILLSGSAAAGTTNGRNTSKKQFEGQHSFEQKLHLMLQRIGVSKAQPGETQNPEGEMKKAESEGTIIDSKPQPPPTFTKPRTMSASSDTRHHIRPSVSAHESAGKPALLPKPVIRPGLPPTTSGRNTPENELAQIQEGETNTPTKQTPTAAPALTTNTTPTTPTISNSVTDSTDFTSTESPLDTDICTDSTNPTATATTPTIGTENDSKPSIPEATTTELPTSTFPTTLTSTTTYTESPATVSFTSTSYESITPSLSVTSNSTTIPTPSITTRETVSVPSNESSISTTNLSTESTFFSFDATPAAGGDAAISAITTASSPSTSISDMPPGSSASTNSVTKACDDPTFVTSSSSVTLASSVTKTTSPSDTIATAASPPASIASCSTLISSPAPPPTNSTSSTTATSPTSTDCMNSISSSTITHPATPGPADISVPSTSSSETNPTDTPSTATSLNHADTTSTSSSASTAAICFPLMTDSDPLNTNDASTTLTPTTDNSSAASQHLTSPDQNNDFQTSPDEISSVEPADKGTADEEPEMVKKSELTEKDESKKANDGGKETENENQKPALTSDSEVIMKEVQEESVKPEQHTIKSEVAEPASGQDGELCSNMGEIEGQKQEEGEK, via the exons ATGGAGCTGCCATTGGGCGGACCAGCGCTCAGGCACTACACCCAGAGCAGACCGAGACCTCACCGACAAAAACTGAACTATCGTCCCAACAGACCGCAG GAGACAATAATTGAGAGTGACAATGAAGTCCATGAGTTCATGGGGCGAGTGGATGAAGGAGTTGAAGAGTTCTTCACCAAGAGAGTTCTTCCTACTGATACACC AAACCAGCAACATGAGGAATCTATCACAGTGCACGAAGAAGTGGTTCCTGCCAGCTCTGTCCCTTGCCCACCCCCGACGAAAACACTCAGGAGGAAGCTCGGTGATTTCTTTACACTTAAAAAGAGACGGGGTCTGAAATCAGAAACCAGCCAGGAGGGGAGACCCAAAAAGGCCTCCATTTCTGATCTCATTCGCCCACTCAGGGAGGTTGCCAGagctgagaaagaaaaagataaggACCGAGTCAAGGAACACGACAAGGAAAATGAAAAGGAGAAGGCGAAAGAGCATCCCAGTGCTGTTACTGAAGAGCCCGCTGTTCAGGAGACTACTGGTGCTACGCTGAGGGGTGAAACGGTGCCTCCCCGCCGAGCTCTCAGAGAGGGGAAGTCCCAGTCACTCATTTTGCTGTCTGGATCCGCAGCAGCAGGGACTACCAATGGCAGAAACACTTCAAAG AAACAATTCGAAGGCCAACATAGCTTTGAACAGAAACTTCATCTCATGCTTCAACGTATTGGTGTTTCCAAAGCCCAGCCAGGAGAGACAcag AATCCGGAGGGAGAGATGAAAAAGGCAGAATCTGAAG GTACTATCATTGACAGTAAACCTCAGCCACCGCCTACTTTCACAAAACCTCGAACGATGTCTGCATCATCag atACAAGGCATCACATTCGCCCAAGTGTGTCAGCGCACGAGTCAGCTGGGAAACCTGCTTTGCTTCCAAAGCCTGTTATCAGGCCCGGTCTGCCCCCCACAACATCTGGCCGCAACACACCTGAGAACGAGCTAGCCCAAATACAAGAAGGGGAGACAAACACGCCCACTAAACAGACTCCAACTGCAGCTCCTGCACTGACTACTAACACCACTCCTACTACACCAACAATCTCAAATTCAGTCACTGACTCAACCGATTTTACAAGTACTGAATCTCCCCTTGATACAGATATATGCACCGACTCTACTAACCCCACTGCAACAGCTACAACACCCACGATTGGTACGGAGAATGACAGCAAACCTTCTATTCCTGAAGCTACTACCACTGAACTACCCACCTCCACCTTTCCCACAACCCTTACAAGCACGACTACGTACACAGAGTCCCCCGCCACCGTTTCATTTACTTCCACTTCCTATGAATCCATCACTCCAAGCCTCTCTGTCACGTCCAACTCAACAACAATACCTACGCCTTCCATTACCACCAGGGAAACGGTTTCTGTTCCCAGCAATGAAAGCTCCATTTCCACAACAAATCTGTCAACTGAATCAACTTTTTTCTCATTCGATGCCActcctgctgctggtggtgatgCAGCTATTTCTGCCATCACCACAGCTTCTTCACCCTCCACCAGCATATCAGATATGCCGCCAGGCTCTTCTGCTTCCACCAATTCAGTTACTAAAGCTTGTGATGATCCTACTTTCGTCACCTCCTCTAGCTCTGTAACTTTAGCTTCATCAGTCACTAAAACAACATCTCCAAGTGATACCATTGCAACTGCAGCTTCACCTCCTGCCTCCATTGCCTCTTGCTCCACCCTGATCTCTTCTCCTGCCCCTCCTCCcaccaactccacctcctccaccaccgcTACCAGCCCAACATCCACCGACTGCATGAATTCTATCTCTTCTTCCACCATTACTCACCCAGCCACCCCTGGCCCTGCTGATATATCCGTTCCCTCAACTTCTTCCAGTGAAACAAACCCCACAGATACCCCTTCCACTGCCACCAGTTTAAACCATGCAGACACCACTTCCACCAGCAGTTCAGCTTCCACAGCTGCAATTTGCTTCCCACTTATGACTGACTCAGACCCACTTAACACAAATGACGCCAGCACTACCCTCACACCAACTACTGATAACTCAAGTGCTGCTTCTCAACATTTGACCAGTCCAGATCAAAATAATGATTTTCAGACATCTCCTGATGAAATATCCAGTGTCGAGCCTGCAGACAAGGGCACAG CAGATGAAGAGCCTGAGATGGTTAAAAAGAGTGAGCTTACTGAGAAGGATGAGAGCAAGAAAGCCAATGATGGTGGGAAGGAGACCGAGAATGAAAACCAGAAACCAGCTCTCACTTCTGACAGCGAAGTGATAATGAAAGAAGTGCAGGAAGAAAGTGTGAAACCTGAACAACACACAATTAAATCTGAAGTGGCTGAACCTGCATCAGGTCAAGATGGTGAGCTGTGCAGCAACATGGGGGAGATAGAAGGTCAAAAACAAGAAGAGGGCGAGAAGTAA
- the nudt21 gene encoding cleavage and polyadenylation specificity factor subunit 5: protein MSVVPPSRSNAGWPRGGAVQFGNKYISGPAKTLSLERTINLYPLTNYTFGTKEPLYEKDSSVAARFLRMREEFEKMGMRRTVEGVLIVHEHRLPHVLLLQLGTTFFKLPGGELSPGEDEVEGLKRLMTEILGRQDGVKQEWVIDDCIGNWYRPNFEPPQYPYIPAHITKPKEHKKLFLVQLQEKALFAVPKNYKLVAAPLFELYDNAPGYGPIISSLPQLLSRYSLCHCVSSIN, encoded by the exons ATGTCGGTCGTGCCTCCCAGTCGCTCGAACGCCGGCTGGCCGCGCGGTGGTGCCGTTCAGTTTGGGAACAAATACATCAGCGGGCCCGCTAAAACGCTCTCACTGGAGAGGACCATCAACCT ATACCCTCTAACCAACTACACATTTGGCACCAAGGAGCCTCTGTATGAGAAGGACAGCTCAGTGGCCGCCCGGTTCCTGCGGATGCGGGAAGAGTTTGAGAAAATGGGAATGCGGAGGACAGTGGAAGGTGTTCTCATCGTCCATGAACACAGGCTGCCTCACGTGTTACTGCTGCAGCTGGGCACCACTTTCTTCAAACT GCCAGGGGGAGAGCTGAGTCCTGGAGAAGATGAGGTGGAGGGTCTGAAGCGCCTGATGACGGAG ATCCTCGGACGGCAAGACGGCGTGAAGCAGGAGTGGGTGATCGACGACTGCATTGGCAACTGGTATCGCCCCAACTTTGAGCCTCCGCAG TATCCGTATATTCCAGCTCACATCACCAAACCTAAGGAGCATAAGAAGCTATTCCTGGTTCAGTTACAGGAAAAAG CACTGTTTGCTGTCCCCAAGAACTATAAACTGGTGGCAGCACCGTTGTTTGAATTGTATGACAACGCTCCTGGATATGGACCAATCATTTCCAGTCTACCACAGCTTTTGAGCAGGTAtagtttgtgtcattgtgtaaGTAGCATAAATTAA